From Sulfurospirillum tamanense, a single genomic window includes:
- the ychF gene encoding redox-regulated ATPase YchF, translated as MGLGVGIVGLPNVGKSTTFNALTKAQNAEAANYPFCTIEPNKAIVPVPDKRLGALAKIVNPERIQHSTIDFVDIAGLVRGASKGEGLGNQFLSNIREVEVVLHMVRCFEDENITHVEGGIDPIRDIEIIETELMLADVQQLSKKIDRLTRMAKSDKDARGALEVAQALFHHLDDLQPASTFADRENPYFEALNKELRFLSNKTVIYGANVDEDGLLEDNMYVQALQNHAARVGADVIKLCAKIEEEMVALEEEEAAEFLQELGIEESGLEKIIRTAFEKLGLISYFTAGAKEVRAWTIERGWKAPKAASVIHNDFEKGFIKAEVIGYEDFLTCKGESGAKEAGKMRLEGKEYLVKDGDVMHFRFNV; from the coding sequence ATGGGTTTGGGTGTTGGTATCGTTGGCTTGCCAAACGTAGGAAAATCGACCACCTTTAACGCGCTCACTAAGGCGCAAAATGCCGAGGCGGCGAACTATCCGTTTTGTACGATTGAGCCCAACAAGGCCATCGTTCCTGTGCCTGATAAACGCTTGGGTGCGCTTGCAAAAATTGTCAATCCTGAGCGCATTCAGCACTCTACCATCGACTTTGTGGACATCGCAGGACTCGTGCGCGGAGCTAGCAAGGGCGAGGGACTGGGCAACCAGTTTCTCTCTAACATTCGCGAAGTGGAAGTGGTGTTGCACATGGTGCGCTGCTTTGAAGATGAAAACATCACGCACGTTGAAGGGGGCATCGACCCTATTCGTGACATCGAAATCATCGAAACCGAACTCATGCTCGCCGACGTGCAACAACTAAGCAAAAAAATCGACAGGCTCACCCGCATGGCCAAGTCCGATAAAGACGCAAGGGGTGCGCTCGAAGTAGCCCAAGCGCTGTTTCATCACCTAGATGATTTGCAACCCGCAAGCACCTTCGCCGACCGTGAAAACCCATACTTTGAAGCCCTCAATAAAGAACTGCGCTTCCTCTCCAACAAAACTGTCATCTACGGCGCAAACGTGGATGAAGACGGCCTTTTAGAAGATAACATGTACGTGCAAGCCCTCCAAAACCACGCCGCGCGCGTGGGTGCAGACGTCATCAAACTGTGCGCTAAAATCGAAGAAGAGATGGTCGCTTTAGAGGAAGAAGAGGCGGCGGAATTTTTACAAGAACTGGGCATCGAGGAGTCGGGTTTAGAGAAAATCATCCGCACCGCCTTTGAAAAACTGGGTCTCATTAGCTACTTTACCGCGGGTGCCAAAGAAGTGCGCGCGTGGACTATTGAGCGGGGTTGGAAAGCACCCAAAGCGGCCTCGGTCATCCACAATGACTTTGAAAAAGGCTTCATCAAAGCCGAAGTTATCGGCTACGAAGATTTCCTTACATGTAAGGGCGAAAGCGGCGCCAAAGAAGCAGGAAAAATGCGCCTAGAAGGCAAAGAGTACCTCGTCAAAGACGGCGACGTGATGCACTTTCGGTTTAACGTGTAA
- a CDS encoding leucyl aminopeptidase — protein MKFTPIQTSFETSGADARVMLVDAATFETLEEKSLLEAYGFKPKSEAGVYFPHSKTVYVGCDSFEADELRLAAAKAWELLKASTCKVVFTEAYGNIGALVEGFELGSYQFTAYKSKNDPVHVEEVRIVTTASDAVAQIQKAYTIANATNYAKEAVNTIPSDYTPVRMADDAMKLSALEGVTCKVYDKHFLEEQGMEAFLAVNRASVHPPRLIHLVYTPKVPAKKRVIFVGKGLTYDSGGLSLKPGESMVTMKADKSGGAAALGILKGAAELELPFEIHAIIGATENMIGGNAYKPDDVLKAKNGTTIEVRNTDAEGRLVLADCLCYAQGFKPDILVDMATLTGACVVAVGEYTTGVMGHNQELIASLHNAAAQSGELTGSLHFNRYLKKLLKSSVADISNISSSRYGGAITAGLFLDTFIEEEHKSKWIHLDIAGPAYVEKPWGYNQTGASGAGVRMNLYWLDALAKEVN, from the coding sequence ATGAAATTTACCCCCATACAAACCTCTTTTGAAACCTCGGGCGCGGACGCGCGCGTCATGCTTGTGGATGCAGCCACTTTTGAAACTTTAGAAGAAAAATCCCTCCTTGAAGCCTATGGCTTTAAGCCCAAAAGCGAAGCGGGTGTCTATTTTCCCCACAGCAAAACCGTTTACGTCGGCTGCGACAGTTTTGAGGCGGATGAACTGCGCTTGGCTGCTGCTAAAGCATGGGAACTGTTAAAAGCCTCTACATGTAAAGTCGTATTCACAGAAGCGTACGGCAACATTGGCGCTTTGGTGGAAGGATTTGAGCTAGGAAGCTACCAATTTACCGCCTACAAAAGCAAAAATGACCCCGTGCACGTAGAAGAAGTGCGCATTGTCACTACCGCTTCAGACGCGGTCGCACAAATCCAAAAAGCCTACACCATCGCTAACGCGACCAATTACGCTAAAGAAGCGGTCAATACTATCCCCAGTGACTACACGCCTGTGCGCATGGCCGATGATGCCATGAAACTCTCCGCTCTTGAGGGCGTTACATGTAAGGTTTACGACAAACACTTTTTAGAAGAACAAGGCATGGAAGCGTTTTTAGCCGTCAACCGTGCTAGCGTGCATCCTCCGCGCCTCATCCACCTCGTTTACACGCCTAAAGTGCCCGCGAAAAAACGGGTCATTTTTGTGGGCAAAGGGTTGACCTATGATAGCGGCGGGTTGAGCTTGAAGCCAGGAGAGAGCATGGTGACCATGAAAGCCGACAAAAGCGGCGGCGCGGCGGCACTTGGCATTTTAAAAGGGGCGGCAGAACTCGAACTTCCCTTTGAAATCCACGCCATCATCGGCGCAACAGAAAACATGATTGGCGGTAATGCCTACAAGCCTGATGATGTCCTTAAAGCCAAAAACGGCACTACCATTGAGGTGCGCAACACCGACGCAGAAGGCCGCTTGGTCTTGGCCGATTGCTTGTGCTACGCCCAAGGGTTTAAGCCCGACATCTTAGTGGACATGGCAACGTTAACGGGTGCGTGCGTGGTGGCTGTTGGCGAATATACCACAGGCGTCATGGGCCACAACCAAGAACTCATCGCCTCATTACACAACGCCGCGGCTCAAAGTGGCGAGCTTACAGGCTCATTGCACTTTAACCGTTACCTCAAAAAACTGCTCAAAAGCTCTGTCGCTGACATCTCCAACATCAGCTCTTCACGCTACGGCGGAGCTATCACAGCAGGACTTTTCCTTGACACCTTCATCGAAGAAGAACACAAATCCAAGTGGATTCACCTTGACATCGCGGGGCCTGCATACGTGGAAAAACCGTGGGGCTACAACCAAACGGGTGCCAGTGGTGCGGGGGTGCGCATGAACCTTTATTGGCTGGATGCATTAGCCAAGGAGGTGAACTAA
- a CDS encoding DedA family protein, which yields MEGTFIELIRTYGYIILFVWCVLEGETALVIAGVFSHTGDMNLPIALVVGTLGGMAGDLLYFHIGRYNKNYIYKKLNTQRRKFAIAHMLLKKYGRAIIFFQRFMYGLRIVVPMSVGLTRYSRAEFVLINGISSFTWACIFCLPAWYMGDTILGLLTYGQEHWYFAIPMIIAFVGSIFYFFHRVESTILKLRSQR from the coding sequence ATGGAAGGAACATTCATTGAGCTTATCCGTACCTATGGGTACATTATTTTGTTTGTGTGGTGCGTGCTCGAGGGCGAAACAGCCCTTGTCATCGCAGGAGTCTTTTCCCATACGGGCGACATGAATTTGCCCATCGCCCTTGTGGTTGGTACCCTTGGAGGCATGGCGGGAGATTTGCTCTACTTTCACATTGGCAGGTATAACAAGAACTACATTTATAAGAAGCTCAATACCCAGCGGCGCAAGTTTGCCATCGCCCACATGTTGCTCAAAAAATACGGACGGGCGATTATCTTTTTCCAACGCTTCATGTACGGACTGCGCATTGTCGTGCCCATGTCTGTGGGGCTCACGCGCTACAGCCGCGCAGAATTTGTGCTCATTAATGGCATCAGTTCTTTTACGTGGGCTTGTATCTTCTGCTTACCAGCGTGGTACATGGGCGATACTATCTTAGGACTACTCACGTACGGGCAAGAACATTGGTATTTTGCTATTCCGATGATCATTGCCTTTGTGGGTAGCATTTTTTACTTTTTCCACCGTGTGGAAAGCACTATCTTAAAATTACGGAGTCAACGATGA
- the trpB gene encoding tryptophan synthase subunit beta, translating into MYIPKPSPFDPDHNGHFGIFGGRYVPETLMPVLCELDEAYRALRFDKDFWMEVDYYFKEYVGRPSPLYFANNLSEELGARVYLKREDLNHTGAHKINNTIVQGLLAKRLGKKRVIAETGAGQHGVATATVAALLGLECDVFMGEKDVERQELNVFRMKLLGAKVHPVKSGSRTLKDAMNEAIRHWVTHARDTFYIIGTVAGPHPYPLMVRDFQAVIGYEAKAQILATANCLPDFVVACIGGGSNAIGMFSHFLGEEGVRCIGIEAGGLGLDTSKHGASLQKGSPGVLHGQMSYLLQDEDGQILEAHSFSAGLDYPGIGPEHAHLKDLNKVTYESVTDQEALDAFVWLSQKEGIIPAFESAHAVAYLKKMDPKVRENALIIVNLSGRGDKDMVQAKSLLHFD; encoded by the coding sequence ATGTATATTCCTAAACCCTCCCCTTTTGACCCCGACCACAACGGCCATTTTGGCATTTTTGGCGGACGTTACGTACCTGAAACCTTGATGCCCGTACTGTGCGAACTCGACGAAGCCTACCGCGCGTTGCGCTTTGACAAAGACTTTTGGATGGAGGTGGATTATTATTTTAAAGAGTACGTCGGCCGTCCCTCGCCTCTTTATTTTGCCAACAACCTCTCCGAAGAACTCGGTGCCCGCGTTTACCTCAAACGGGAAGATTTAAACCACACGGGTGCGCACAAAATCAACAACACCATCGTCCAAGGTTTGCTCGCTAAGCGCTTAGGCAAAAAACGGGTCATCGCCGAAACAGGTGCGGGACAACATGGCGTAGCTACGGCGACCGTCGCGGCACTACTGGGCCTTGAATGCGACGTGTTTATGGGCGAAAAAGACGTGGAGCGGCAAGAACTTAATGTCTTTCGCATGAAACTTTTAGGAGCTAAAGTCCACCCTGTCAAAAGCGGAAGCCGTACGCTCAAAGATGCCATGAACGAAGCCATCCGCCACTGGGTTACCCACGCGCGCGACACCTTTTATATCATCGGCACCGTCGCAGGACCCCATCCGTATCCCCTCATGGTGCGCGACTTTCAAGCAGTCATTGGCTACGAAGCCAAGGCACAGATTTTAGCAACAGCAAACTGCTTGCCTGATTTTGTGGTCGCGTGCATTGGCGGGGGAAGCAACGCCATTGGCATGTTTAGCCACTTTTTGGGCGAAGAGGGTGTGCGGTGTATCGGCATTGAAGCAGGCGGCCTAGGGCTTGACACATCCAAGCACGGCGCAAGTTTGCAAAAAGGGAGTCCTGGTGTATTGCACGGGCAAATGAGCTACTTACTGCAAGATGAAGACGGGCAGATTTTAGAAGCCCATTCCTTTTCTGCGGGATTGGATTACCCTGGCATCGGGCCAGAACATGCGCACTTGAAAGATTTAAACAAGGTCACCTATGAGAGTGTTACCGACCAAGAAGCCCTAGACGCCTTTGTGTGGCTCAGTCAAAAAGAAGGCATCATTCCTGCCTTTGAGAGCGCTCATGCTGTGGCATACCTTAAAAAAATGGACCCTAAAGTGCGCGAAAACGCTCTCATCATCGTCAACCTCTCGGGTCGTGGCGACAAGGACATGGTGCAAGCTAAATCCTTACTCCATTTTGACTAA
- a CDS encoding adenine phosphoribosyltransferase, whose product MHTLTESEKSHLLAAIRNVPDYPKPGIQFKDITTLLNNPEAFHFLMDHLVKRYADMDIQYIAGIESRGFIFGAALASLLRTRFVPIRKPGKLPYTTISEKYSLEYGVDEVELHIDAFSHGLAHPRVLLIDDLIATGGTANAAVNLINKAGGECVEACFIINLTFLRGDEAIKKTTPVYSVLEID is encoded by the coding sequence ATGCATACACTCACCGAAAGTGAAAAGTCTCATTTGCTTGCAGCCATTCGCAATGTTCCTGATTACCCCAAGCCTGGCATCCAATTTAAAGACATCACGACCCTATTAAACAACCCTGAAGCCTTTCATTTTTTAATGGACCACCTTGTTAAGCGCTACGCAGACATGGACATCCAATACATCGCAGGCATCGAGTCGCGCGGTTTTATTTTTGGAGCAGCTCTTGCTTCCTTGCTTCGCACCCGCTTTGTGCCCATCCGCAAACCAGGCAAACTTCCCTACACTACCATCAGTGAAAAATATTCCCTAGAATACGGGGTAGATGAAGTAGAGCTACACATTGATGCGTTTAGCCACGGCTTGGCACATCCGCGCGTGTTGCTCATCGACGACCTCATCGCTACAGGCGGCACGGCCAATGCGGCGGTCAACCTTATCAACAAAGCAGGCGGTGAATGCGTGGAAGCGTGTTTTATCATCAACCTAACCTTTTTGCGTGGCGACGAAGCCATTAAAAAAACGACTCCCGTGTATTCGGTCTTGGAGATTGATTAA
- the rpiB gene encoding ribose 5-phosphate isomerase B: MKFYIGTDHAGFAIKKDVIALLKTHGCKVEDLGPATDERVDYPDFGHKVALAVLKDTGSFGIVICGTGIGISLAANKHEGIRAALCHDAYTAQMARAHNNANILAFGQRIVGLGVIESMLDAFISTPFEGGRHATRVDKIEC; this comes from the coding sequence ATGAAATTTTACATTGGCACCGATCACGCGGGTTTTGCTATCAAAAAAGATGTGATTGCCCTTTTAAAAACACACGGGTGCAAAGTAGAAGACCTTGGCCCCGCCACAGACGAACGTGTAGACTACCCTGATTTTGGACACAAGGTCGCTTTGGCAGTTTTGAAAGATACTGGGAGTTTCGGTATCGTGATTTGTGGTACAGGCATTGGCATCTCTCTTGCAGCCAACAAGCACGAGGGAATTCGTGCGGCCCTTTGCCACGATGCCTACACCGCCCAAATGGCCAGAGCCCACAACAATGCCAACATCCTTGCCTTTGGGCAACGGATTGTGGGACTTGGTGTGATTGAGTCGATGTTAGACGCATTTATCTCCACCCCGTTTGAAGGCGGACGTCACGCTACGCGCGTCGACAAAATCGAGTGCTAA
- a CDS encoding site-2 protease family protein, which produces MDLISILPIIAMVFSLIIAIVGHEIMHGLMAYRYGDDTAKNAGRLSPNPLLHVDPVGTFLVPSLLYFSTGFLFGWAKPVPVYIRTVIRNGGYLAAIQVSLAGIAYNITLALCASAVLHNLTAPSSMVSLFIYSFFSYLVVINVILALFNLYPIPPLDGSHALSYFAAWMGWHKVAHWMDRAGRYGFILLVLLLISPFSIYVFAPMHYFIGLLLP; this is translated from the coding sequence GTGGATCTTATTAGTATTTTACCCATCATTGCGATGGTTTTTTCTTTGATTATTGCCATCGTAGGGCATGAAATTATGCATGGCTTGATGGCTTACCGCTACGGGGACGATACGGCTAAAAACGCAGGTAGACTTAGCCCCAATCCCCTTTTACATGTAGACCCTGTGGGGACTTTTCTGGTTCCTTCCTTGCTTTATTTTTCCACAGGATTTTTGTTTGGCTGGGCCAAACCCGTACCTGTATATATTCGCACTGTTATTCGAAATGGAGGCTACCTTGCAGCTATCCAAGTGAGTCTTGCGGGAATTGCCTACAACATTACCCTTGCTTTGTGTGCTTCGGCCGTGCTCCACAATCTCACCGCACCCAGCTCGATGGTAAGTCTTTTCATTTACTCCTTTTTTTCTTATCTTGTGGTTATCAATGTCATTCTTGCCTTGTTTAATCTCTATCCCATTCCGCCCCTTGATGGTTCTCATGCGCTAAGTTATTTTGCTGCTTGGATGGGTTGGCATAAAGTTGCCCACTGGATGGACCGCGCAGGAAGGTACGGATTTATTCTCCTTGTATTGCTACTTATCTCCCCCTTTTCCATCTATGTGTTTGCTCCTATGCACTATTTTATTGGGCTTTTGCTTCCGTAA
- the lepB gene encoding signal peptidase I yields the protein MKNLLKKLYSFSNSWTGTVVIVLLIIFFIAQAFVIPSGSMKRSLLIGDHLFVKKFSYGTPVPHLPWIEVPVLPDFFGNGHLIEGPRPARGDIVVFRYPLDPKIHYVKRCVATGGDEIIYQDKVLYLRPHEGDDFIKSTYPSEKIVTLGGKLWVKNPFMGEYSGISYDENVDLFTQMTLHLMGNNLAMRPALVQELPLRNDGLNHNAYYFKVPQDEFFMVGDNRDHSNDSRFWGSVPYKHIVGKPWFIYFSWDDNYVIRWDRIGRFVSTVEKEVHFTRGSY from the coding sequence ATGAAAAACTTGCTTAAAAAACTCTACTCCTTTTCCAACAGCTGGACAGGAACGGTTGTCATCGTTTTGTTGATTATTTTCTTTATCGCCCAAGCCTTTGTAATTCCTAGCGGCTCCATGAAACGCTCCTTGCTTATTGGCGACCATTTGTTTGTCAAAAAATTCTCTTACGGCACTCCTGTGCCCCATTTGCCGTGGATTGAAGTGCCCGTGTTGCCTGATTTTTTTGGCAATGGCCACCTCATCGAAGGACCACGTCCTGCACGGGGTGATATTGTGGTGTTTCGCTACCCGCTTGACCCAAAAATCCACTATGTTAAACGCTGTGTTGCCACAGGGGGCGATGAAATTATCTACCAAGACAAAGTACTCTACTTGCGTCCCCATGAAGGAGACGACTTTATTAAAAGCACTTATCCTTCCGAAAAAATCGTTACCCTTGGAGGAAAACTGTGGGTAAAAAACCCCTTCATGGGCGAATATTCTGGTATTTCATATGATGAAAATGTAGACCTTTTTACCCAAATGACCTTGCATCTCATGGGCAATAATTTGGCCATGCGCCCTGCTCTTGTGCAAGAGCTTCCTTTACGCAACGATGGACTTAACCATAACGCTTACTACTTTAAAGTACCCCAAGATGAGTTTTTTATGGTAGGCGACAACCGCGACCACTCTAACGACAGCCGCTTCTGGGGAAGCGTACCTTACAAACACATCGTAGGCAAACCGTGGTTTATCTACTTTTCGTGGGATGATAATTACGTTATCCGATGGGATCGTATTGGGCGGTTTGTTTCAACCGTAGAAAAAGAGGTGCATTTTACCCGTGGATCTTATTAG